The genomic region CAAGGACGTAGGCCCCGAGCAAGTCGTGCGGTTCGTCGTTCATAGCAGCCCCATCTCGTCGAACACCACCCGGAGCGCCCGGACAGCGTGGTAGCTACGCGATTTGATCGTTCCCACGGCGACGCCCAGTCGATCAGCGGCCGCGGCGATCGTCATATCGTCGAAGTACAGCGCCTTGATCACCTCGCGGTGTTCGGCGCTGAGGCGGCGCATCGACTCCGCCAGCAGTATCCGTTCCAATGACGCGTCGACACCGTCCCCGGTCGCGGCGGTGGCGTGGTCGTCGGTCAGCACCTCGGGGCGCCGTGACCGGGCCCGCCACTGATCGATCAGGGCGTTGTGGGCGATCGAGAACAGGAATGATCGCGCGTTGCCGCGTTCGACATCGATCC from Mycolicibacterium sp. YH-1 harbors:
- a CDS encoding sigma-70 family RNA polymerase sigma factor; amino-acid sequence: MPISRLRRRRAVDPDRGSDGQLLTLLYTAHADAVRRFVAGYVTDSQHREDIVQETFVRAWKNIDRIDVERGNARSFLFSIAHNALIDQWRARSRRPEVLTDDHATAATGDGVDASLERILLAESMRRLSAEHREVIKALYFDDMTIAAAADRLGVAVGTIKSRSYHAVRALRVVFDEMGLL